The following are from one region of the Falco biarmicus isolate bFalBia1 chromosome 1, bFalBia1.pri, whole genome shotgun sequence genome:
- the PDCL2 gene encoding LOW QUALITY PROTEIN: phosducin-like protein 2 (The sequence of the model RefSeq protein was modified relative to this genomic sequence to represent the inferred CDS: inserted 2 bases in 1 codon; deleted 1 base in 1 codon; substituted 1 base at 1 genomic stop codon): MIVDPNEDTEWNDTLRNFGIFPSKEKPKDEIGEMVLHLQKEAEVKPYERMNLEELKEAEDDDDNDDRKAFEMYRKKHMQEWKCLQRRPKYGELRXICGEQYVKEVKNAPGDVWVIIHLYWSSILMCLLVNEHLSLLAIKFPEVKFLKAIVNSCVQNYHNRYLPTILVYKTGEIKGSFTGVAECGGIRLKVEELESKLAEVEAVETDLEETPXKDIMNKMTLSAQNIFAHENTNTKSCDTKRCVA; encoded by the exons ATGATTGTG GATCCAAATGAAGATACTGAATGGAATGACACACTGAGAAATTTTGgaatttttccttcaaaagaaaaaccgAAAGATGAAATTGGAGAAATGGTTTTACACTtgcagaaagaagcagaag TGAAACCATATGAAAGAATGAATCTTGAAGAATTGAAGGAAGCTGAAGATGAC GATGACAATGATGatagaaaagcttttgaaatgtaCAG gaag AAACACATGCAGGAATGGAAGTGTCTTCAGAGGAGGCCAAAGTATGGGGAGCTAAGATAAATTTGTGGAGAGCAGTATGtaaaggaagttaaaaatgCTCCAGGCGATGTTTGGGTTATAATTCATCTTTATTGGTCAAG CATCCTGATGTGTTTGCTGGTTAATGAACATCTCAGCCTGCTAGCCATAAAGTTTCCAGAAGTCAAGTTTCTCAAAGCCATTGTGAACAGCTGTGTTCAGAATTACCATAACAGATATTTGCCCACAATACTTGTATATAAAACTGGTGAAATAAAAGGCAGCTTCACTGGAGTAGCTGAATGTGGGGGAATACGTCTTAAGGTGGAAg AGCTCGAGTCAAAACTAGCAGAAGTTGAAGCAGTAGAAACCGACTTAGAAGAAACCCC CAAAGACATTATGAATAAGATGACACTAtcagcacaaaatatttttgctcatGAAAACACCAATACAAAAAGCTGTGATACGAAACGCTGTGTTGCTTGA